In Populus nigra chromosome 1, ddPopNigr1.1, whole genome shotgun sequence, one genomic interval encodes:
- the LOC133687691 gene encoding phospholipase A1-Igamma1, chloroplastic-like, producing the protein MEMSPLTQVTTKKTRSKKTRRAWKLKLNITWQAIKKAVNGSIKKRPTGLRLHLSCARSLRQLSTNRIHQESDVKPHKDNKSKKKACHPNKTLSHLFHVPYTALDFVDLGDHMTPTMSPKQNISAMWQEIHGLSNWDNLLDPLHPNLRREILKYGEFVEATYDAFDFDPLSEYCGSCRYNRHKIFETLGLTKHGYKVKRYIYALSHVDVPQWLKRSHAMWSKDSNWMGYVAVSRKEESHRIGRRDIMVAWRGTIAPSEWFSDLRTGLELIDNTNVKVQEGFLGIYKSKDESTRYNKLSASEQVMQEVVRLVNFYRGKGEEVSLTVTGHSLGGALALLNAYEAKTVIPDLFVSVISFGAPRVGNIAFKEKLNELGVKTLRVVVKQDIVPKLPGLLNRMLNKFHGLTGKLNWVYRHVGTQLKLDAFTSPYLKHESDLSGCHNLELYLHLIDGFLSSTSKHRWNARRDLALVNKGSDMLIEDLRIPEFWYDFPYKGLVLNKYGRWVKPGRQPEDIPSPLGVETPPKHDRPRPF; encoded by the coding sequence ATGGAGATGTCACCATTAACACAAGtcacaacaaagaaaacaaggTCAAAGAAAACCAGAAGGGCGTGGAAGTTGAAGCTTAATATCACATGGCAGGCTATCAAGAAGGCAGTCAATGGCAGCATCAAGAAACGTCCCACGGGTCTCCGTCTTCATTTAAGCTGTGCAAGAAGCCTGAGACAGCTTTCCACTAACCGAATCCATCAAGAGTCAGATGTAAAGCCCCATAAAGAtaacaaatcaaagaaaaaggcCTGCCATCCCAACAAAACACTTTCTCATCTCTTCCATGTGCCGTATACAGCATTGGATTTTGTAGACCTAGGAGATCACATGACTCCTACAATGTCTCCCAAGCAGAATATATCAGCAATGTGGCAAGAAATCCATGGCTTAAGTAATTGGGACAACCTTCTTGACCCTCTCCACCCGAATCTTCGACGAGAAATTCTCAAATATGGAGAATTTGTTGAAGCTACTTATGATGCCTTCGACTTTGATCCTTTATCGGAGTACTGCGGGAGTTGTAGGTACAACCGACATAAGATTTTCGAAACGTTAGGCCTTACCAAGCATGGTTACAAGGTGAAAAGGTACATTTATGCCTTGTCCCATGTCGATGTGCCTCAATGGTTAAAGAGGTCACACGCTATGTGGAGCAAAGATTCCAATTGGATGGGTTATGTTGCTGTAAGCAGAAAAGAAGAGTCGCATAGAATCGGCCGTAGAGACATAATGGTCGCATGGCGGGGCACCATCGCACCATCAGAGTGGTTTTCAGACCTCAGGACAGGTCTAGAGCTTATTGACAACACAAATGTGAAGGTTCAAGAAGGGTTCCTCGGCATTTACAAATCCAAGGATGAGTCCACCAGGTATAACAAGTTAAGTGCCTCTGAGCAAGTTATGCAAGAAGTGGTAAGACTGGTGAATTTTTATAGAGGAAAGGGTGAAGAGGTCAGCTTGACGGTTACAGGCCATAGCTTAGGAGGAGCATTAGCACTCCTAAATGCTTATGAGGCAAAGACTGTCATTCCGGATCTGTTTGTTAGCGTCATTTCTTTTGGCGCACCAAGGGTCGGAAACATCGCCTTCAAGGAGAAGCTCAACGAGCTAGGAGTCAAGACCCTACGCGTTGTTGTTAAGCAAGATATAGTCCCGAAACTGCCTGGCCTGTTGAACAGGATGCTTAACAAGTTTCATGGATTAACTGGAAAGTTGAACTGGGTTTATAGGCATGTAGGGACCCAGTTGAAGCTTGATGCGTTTACATCACCATACTTGAAGCATGAATCTGACCTGTCAGGGTGTCATAATCTGGAGCTATATCTTCACCTGATAGATGGGTTTTTGAGCAGCACATCAAAGCATAGATGGAATGCTAGGAGAGACCTGGCATTGGTAAACAAGGGTAGTGACATGCTGATAGAGGATCTAAGAATACCAGAGTTTTGGTACGACTTTCCATACAAGGGACTCGTGCTGAACAAATATGGTAGATGGGTTAAACCTGGCCGACAGCCCGAAGACATCCCTTCTCCACTTGGTGTCGAAACACCACCGAAACATGATCGCCCTCGCCCATTTTAG